In Mercurialis annua linkage group LG6, ddMerAnnu1.2, whole genome shotgun sequence, the following are encoded in one genomic region:
- the LOC126687457 gene encoding uncharacterized protein LOC126687457, translating to MKAAIASRIRSVMRELNQIATMHAELLQNVADGSIISDVVKQYEAVRRRKDEVSRSLARDTNQRLKEAECAVEWTFKKLVTKKMARDDPVLKGLKSIVVIDGDGEICGVCLEEMKEFDETKAMDCMHMFHRSCIAQWLTRNKITCPLCRHQHIS from the coding sequence ATGAAGGCGGCTATAGCGTCACGTATCAGATCAGTAATGCGAGAGCTCAATCAGATTGCTACGATGCATGCGGAGTTGCTACAGAACGTGGCCGACGGAAGtataatttccgacgtggttaaACAATACGAAGCggtaagaagaagaaaagacgAGGTGTCGAGATCGCTAGCTAGAGATACAAATCAGAGACTTAAGGAGGCTGAATGTGCCGTAGAGTGGACGTTCAAGAAGctagttacgaaaaaaatggcGAGGGATGATCCTGTGCTTAAAGGATTGAAGAGTATTGTTGTGATTGACGGCGACGGCGAGATTTGTGGCGTTTGTTTGGAGGAGATGAAGGAATTTGACGAAACTAAAGCTATGGATTGCATGCATATGTTTCATCGTTCTTGTATTGCACAGTGGCTTACGAGGAACAAGATTACTTGCCCTTTATGCAGACACCAGCATATATCTTGA